Within the Hypericibacter adhaerens genome, the region ATCACATAGAGCTGCACCAGCAGCGGCGTGCCGCGCAGGAACTGGACCGTGAACCGGATCGCGATCCGGATGGCGCGGTTTTCGGCCTGGCCGGCGATGGCGAAGAGGATGCCGACGGCAAACGCGATGGCCGTGCCGGCCAGCGTCGCCTCGACCGTCACCAGGGTGCCCCGCAGCAGCACGGGCAGATAAGGCCAGACGAAGTTCCAATCCCAGCTCATGAGCGGGACACCCCGCGACGATGCGCGGTCAAGCGGCCCTCCAGCCATTTCACCGGCGCCGTGAAGCCCAGCGACAAGAGGTAGTAGAGGACCAGGATCGCCAGATAGGGAAACAGCGTCTCGCCGGTCGCGGAGCGGATCGCCTGAGCCTGGAAGGTCAGCTCGTTGATGGTGATCAGCGAGACGATTGCCGTCATCTTCAGGAGCTCGACGATGTTGTTGCCGAAAGGCGGCAGCATCAGCGGCAGCGCCTGGGGCAGGATCACATGGCGCAGGCGCTGCCAGCGGCCGAGATTGATGGCAAGCGCGGCTTCATGCTGATCGCGGGGCACGGCGAGGATGGCCCCGCGCACGACCTCGGCCGAATAGGCGCCGACATTCAACCCCAGCACCAAGATGCCGACCGTCATGGCCGGCAGATCGATGCCGAAGAAAGGAAGGACATAGAACGCCCAGAAGAGCTGCACCAGGCTCGAGGTACCGCGGAAGAAGCCGGTGTAGCAGACCGCCAGGCCGCGCAGGAGACGCGACCCCGATGCCCCGGCGAGCCCGACGATGAAGGCGACGGCCAGGGCGACAGCCGACGACGCCAGGGTCAGCGCGATCGTGACCCAGAGCCCGTCGATCAACAGCCTGTAATAGTCCAAAGAGCTCGGCATGGCCCGGCCCGCGATCGCCTCTCAGGAAAGCGCAGAAGGCGGAGGACGCTGGGCGTTCCTCCGCCTCCCCTGCCTAAGGCCCGTGACTTACTGGGCCGCGCAGAGCTGCGCCGTATCCGCCTTCAGGGCGATATCCGCCGGGAACCCGTATTTGGTCAAGATCCGGGTGAACTCGCCCGATTGCTGGACCTTGGTGAGCGCCGCGTCGTAAGCATCGCGGAAGGTGGCGTCCTCCTTGCGGAAGGCGGCACCGGCACAGGCGATCTGTGCGCCTTCGACCGGAATGACCTCGAAATTCGGATCCTTGTTCTGCAGCGCCGAGAAGGTGTCGCTCGGATCGATCCAGACATTGACGCGACCCGTCTGCAGCAGCTTCAGCCGGCTCTGCACGTCGGTGTTGGTGACCATCTGGTCCTCGGCGACCCCCGCCTCTTTCGCGATCCGGACTTCGTTGGAGCCGGGCGCCATGGTGATCTTGACCTCGGGGTGGGCCGCGACGTCCTTCAGGCTGTGCAGGTTGAGCGGATTGCCCTTGGGCACCATGAAGACGTCGACGCTGCAGGTGTCCGGCTTGGAGAACAGCACGGCCTGGCAGCGCTGCGGATTCATGAACATGCCGGTGCTGACGAGATCGTATCGCTTCGCCTGCAGGCCGGGGATGAGGGCGCCCCAATCCACGACCTGCGGCCGCACATCGGTGATGCCCATCTGCTTCAGCGCCGCGATCGAGATCTCGGGCGCGGCACCGATCGGCTTGCCGTCCTGGTCGACGGCGGCATAGGGAAAGCCGCCGGCGCCGATGCCGATCTCGACGTAACCCCGCTTCTGGATTTCGGCAAGCGTGTCCTGCGCCTTGGCCGCCGGTATGCCGCCGATGCCCAGCAGTACCAGGAACGTCAGGACTCCCCGCAACCGGGACATCGACCGGATCCTCGTCATATTCTCATTCATCAGGTTCTTCATGCGTACCTCCCTGTCTTCTTCGTGATGGTTCCGCGCCGGCTTCCATGACGGTCACGGTTCTGCGGATGGCCCCTTCGTCGCTGCCGAAGAGGGCCGGTGGTCAAATGGCCTGCCCGGACGCGATGATCTTGCGCAGGAACGAACGGGTGCGTTCCTCGCTGGGCACGGTGAAGATGCTTTCGGGCGACCCTTCCTCGACGATGCGCCCGCCATCGAAGAAGAGCACCCGGTCGGAGAAATCGCGCGCGAAGCTCATCGCATGCGTCACCAGCAGCATGGTCATGTCGGTCTCCTCGGCGAGCCGGCGCACGACGTTCAGCACCTCCTCGACCAGCTCGGGATCGAGCGCCGAAGTGATCTCGTCGAACAGCATCACCTTGGGCTGCAGGGCGAGAGCCCGGGCGATGGCGACACGCTGCTTCTGGCCGCCCGAGAGTTCGTCGGGCCGGCAATGGCATTTGTCCGCGAGCCCCACCATCGTCAGCAGGTCGACGGCAGCGGCCTCGGCCTGGGCCTTGTCCACGCCTTTGGTGAGCATGGGGCCCAGCGTCACGTTCTTCAGCACGCTCATATGCGGGAACAGGTTGAAGTGCTGGAAAACCATCCCGACCTTGGAGCGGATGCGGTGCAGCGCGTCGCGGTCGCCGCGCGAAGGCCGGCGGCCGGGAACCGAAGCGCCGATCTCCTCGCCATCGACCCGGACCGATCCGCCGTCGATCGCCTCCAGCGTCATGAGGATGCGCAGGATCGTCGTCTTGCCCGAGCCGCTCGGCCCGATCAGCGAGAGCTTCTCGCCGGGCTTCACCGTGAAGCTGACGCCGTTCAGCACCCGCAGGGCGCCGAATCTCTTTTCCACCCCATGGAACGAAACCAGGGCCGGCCGGCCCGGGCTCGCTTCGGATCTGGTTTCGGCTTCCCGGGACAAGATCGCCTCCGATCCCGCTACAGGATGCCGGTCGGGGGGCATGAAGGGCTCCTGCTCACGGGTGGGCTACTCTGCCGCCTTGGGCATGTGCGACTGGAAATCCCGCGCCACGCCGCTGAAGACGTCCCTGAGCGCGGTGGTGTCGGTCTTGTAGGTGATGATCCGGGCTCCCCGCTCGACCCAGTGCCGCCCCTCTTCCAGCGACCAGGTCCCCATCTCCAGCACCTTGCCCTGCTTGAGGACGGCCTCGGCCAGCCGCTCCTTGTATTCCTCGATCACGCCCGCTTCGCGCGGCGTGCCATAGATGCCGAGCTCCTGCGCCAGGTCGGCCGGCCCCATGCCGAAGGCATCGACGCCCTCGATCGAGACGATGTCGTCGAGATTGCGGAAGGCCTCGATCGATTCGAGCATCACCGTCAGATGGACCTGCCCGTTCAGGAAGCCGAGATCGCCGGTCGCTTCGTCCGGCAGGGTGTAGTCGTTCTGGGGACCCGGCTCGAACGTGCCCCGGTTGCCCAGCGGCGCGTGGCGCGCGGCGGTGACGATGTCGCGCATCATGTCGGGGTTGTGGATCTGGGGGATATAGAGGTTCCAGACGCCGGCATCGAGCAGCCGGGTGATCCAGACCCGGCTTCCTTCAGGCGGGCGGACCACCAGCGGGAAATCCAGACCGCGGGCCACCATCGCCATGTCGGCGACGGCCTCGAGCGAGATCGGCGTATGCTCCATGTCGACCTTGGCGAAATCCAGCCCCGTGCTCTTCAGCATGGGGAGGACGGCCGGATTGCGCGCCAGCATCACCCAGGTGCCGACGAGCGCGTCGCCCTTGGCCAGGCGGGAGGCAAACGCATTTGGTTTGACCGGCATTGATACTCCTTGAATTCAGATTTCATTCCCCGCGTCAGAGCCCGCGGTTGAGCCCGCCATCGACCAGGATGTTCTGGCCCGTGACGTAACCCGCATCCGCCGACAGCAGGAACGCGACCGTCTTGGCCACTTCCTGCACGCTGCCGGGGCGGGACATGGGAACCTGCCGCTTGATTCGTTCCTCGAACGGGAAATTCTCGACGAAGCCCGGCAGGACGTTGTTCATGCGGACATTGGACGCGCCGTAGGAATCCGCGAACAGCTTCACGAATCCCGCCAGCGCCATGCGCATGCAGGACCCGGTCGGATAGGCGAAGCTCGGCTCCTTCTGCGCGAAGCTCGTGATGTTGACGATCGCTCCGCCGCCCTGCCTCACCATCGTCTCGGTGACGAGACGCGACATGCGCACGACATTGAGGAAGATCATGTCCATCGCCTGCCGCCAGGCGTCGTCGGTGAGCGACAGCAGCTTGAGATCGGCGTCGGGATCGAACTGCCCGCCGGTTCCGGGCACGCCCGTGTTCGGGGAGTGGCCGGTATTGTTGACCACGGCGTCGATCCGGCCGAAGCGCGAGAGCGCGGTCTCGACCATCCGGGCGAGATCGCGCTCTTCCGTCACCGAGCCGCGCAGGCCGACACCGCCGATGCGGTCGGCAAGCTCTTCCGCCGCCTCGGAGCGCGTCATCATCACCAGCTCGTATTGGCGCTCGGCGAGCTCGGTGGCGCAGGCCGTCCCGAGGGCGCCGCCGGCCGCCGTGATCAACGCAACGGGCTTAGAGACCATGTCCGTTTCTCTCATCAGGCAGGATCTTCATGTGTCACCAGCGCGGCCATTCGCCTTCGACGGTGGTACGGTGCAGGCGACGGCGCCCCCCGGGAATGACGGCGCCCCGGCTGTGGATCGTGCAGCGATTGTCCCAGACGAGAACGTCGCCCTGCCGCCATTCATGCTCCCACTGGAATTTCGGCTGCGTGACGTGATTCCAGATGCGTTCGAGCAGCGCGTTGCTCTCTTCGACCGGGAGACCGACGATGTAGCCGTCACCCTGCCGCCCCAGGAAAATGCTTTTCTCGCCCGTGTCGCCATGGGTGCGGACGAGCGGGAACCAGGGTCCGGGCGATTGCGAAGGATCGATCTTTTCCGGCTTGTCCTTCTTGACCAGGTCGTAGTTGGTACGGCCGTGGATGACGATGCGGCGGTCGATCTGCTGCTTGAAATCCTCCGGCAGCGCGGCATAGGCGGCCGTCATGTTGACGAAGCGCGTGTTCGAGCCCCGCGCCGGGATCTCCAGGCCATGGAGAATCAGCGCGGAGTTGGGAATCGGCATCGTGTCGCTGTGCCAGATCGCCTCGCCGCTGCCGAGCGCGCCGATGGGCTTGCCGTCGATCTCCACGTTGGAGACGACATCGACGATGCCGGGATATCTGGTGTCGAGCTCGCGGTGGTAGTCGACCGGCCGGTCGTCGCGCAGCACGCGCCCGAAGATCGCGCTGAACGCCAGCAGCTGCTCGTCATCGAGCTGCTGACCGCGAATGAAGATCGCCTTGTGCTTCAGGTAGGCGGCCTTGATGGCGGTCTTGCCGCCGGCGTCCAGCTCCCGTGAGACGTCCACGCCCCGGACCTCGGCGCCGAGCGCCGCTCCGGTCGGAATCACGTCGATCGCGGCTGTCATGATCCTTCCTCCAACCTCACCCTGCCCTCGAGCTAGACGACGGAAACCTCGACCCGGCCCAGGGGACCGAAATCGACAAGAGCCTCGTCGCCTGGCTTCGCGAAATAGACCGGGGCGCACATGCCCGTGTTGCAGATCTGCCCCGCCTTCAGCCCCTCGCCCCGGCCGGCGGCGTGATTGGCGAGCCAGGTGATCGCGCTGACCGGCCCATCGAGCACGTTCGCCCCCCTGCCCGCGGCCTTGAGCTGTCCGTTCACCGTCACCGCGATCGGCAGGCTCGCCAGATCCAGGTGCCGCCAATCCTCGAGCCCGGCGCCGTGAACGAGGAACTGGTCGATGCCGCCCTCGGCAATCAGATTGAGGGGCGCCTGGTTCATCCAGTCCCGAAAACAGCTGATGACGATCTCCACGCTCGGATGCACGCTGCGGACCGCCGAGACGACCTCCGCCTCCTCATAGCGGCGGCCCCGCGGCGGCAGATCCCGCGCCATCTGGAAGCTGATCTCGGCCTCCAGCGCGACGGGAAGCTCGCCGGGGCTCCGGATCGTCGCCGGCGAGCGCAGGAAGCGTCCCCCGCGCCACCGCGCGCCATAGGGCTCCGTCAGGCCCAGCTGGTGCAGCATCGATCGGTTGGTCGCGGAAGCGAACCAGCCCGCCGCCTTCCCGTCGGAGCGCCGCTGGAACAGACGATCCTGGATCGCATAGGCCGCGGCCAGATCCTTCGGCACGCCGGTGCTCATCGCCTGGATCAGACGTTGCCGGTCGCAGGCTTCGACGATTTCCTGCACGCTGGTTTCGATCGCGGTCTCGCTCATTGCCTGGCTCGCTTTCGCATCACCGCTATTCGATGCCCAGCCGCCGCTGCCAGGAGAAGCGGCGGTCGATCCAGGCGAACAGAGAGAAGATGAGCAGGCCCAGCAGCAGCAGGACGATCAGGGTGGCAAAAGCCTTGGAGACGTTCAGCCGCGACTGGAACAGGATCAGCAGATAGCCGAGCCCGGCGGTCGAGGAGACCCATTCGACGACGATGGCGCCCACCACCGAGGCCGCCGCCGCGAGGCGGATGCCCGCGAACACATGCGGCAGGGCCATGGGGATCCGCACATGCCGGTAGATCTGCCATTGGCTGGCGGCCACCGTCTCCATGAGATGGATCATCTGCCGGCCGGTCGCCTGAAGCCCCGAGAGGGTGTTCACCAGCACCGGAAAGAACGAGAAGATCGCGATGATCATGACCTTGGGCAGGATGCCCACGCCGAACCAGACGATCAGGATCGGCGCCACCGCGACCACCGGCGTCGTCTGGGTCGCGAGGATGGGAACATAGAGCGCCTTGCCGAGCACCGCCGACTGATGCATGAGGACGGCGGTCGCCAGGCCCAGCAGCACGCCGGCGCCGAGACCGAGGACGATCTCCTCCAGCGTCACCAGCAGGTTCTCCAGCAAGATGCGCCAGCTGTCGACGAAGGCGTTCGCCACATCCAGCGGCGGCGGCAGCAGATAGGCCGGCACGTCGAGGGCCACGACGACGAGCTGCCAGAGCGCGACCAGCAGCACCAGGAACAGGAGGACGCCCAGCGCCTCCTTGAGCTGGCCGCCCGGCCCCTTCGCGGCGCCCGGAATCACGCCGGCCTCCCGCCACGGACGAACCCGGGCTCCAGCAGCCGCTGCAGGTGGGTGACGTAGTCGCCGAACTCGCTCGCATAGCGGATCTCGGGGTCGCGCGGCCGCCCCAGCTCGATCGCGACGTCGGCGACGATGCGCCCCGGGCGGGGGCTCATGGCGATGACCCGGTCGGACAGGAACACGGCCTCGGCCACGCTGTGGGTGATGAAGACGATCGTCTTGCGGCGCTGGCTCCAGATGTTCAGGAGCTCGACATTCATGGCGTGGCGCGAGAACTCGTCGAGCGCCGCGAAGGGCTCGTCCATCATCATCAGGACGGGGTCGAGGCACAGCGCCCGCGCGATCGACGCGCGCTGGCGCATCCCGCCCGAAAGCTCGTGCGGATAGCGACGGGCGAATTCCGAGAGACCGACCAGGGCCAGCGTCTCGGCGATACGGCGGCGGCTGTCGGCGTTCCACTGCCCGGAGACGGTGAGCAGGAGCGCGCAGTTGGCTTCCACCGTGCGCCAGGGCAGCAGGACGGGCTGCTGGAACACCATGCCGATCTCGTGCGCCCGGCGTGCCGCGAGCGGCGGATGCCCGTTGATGAGAACGGTGCCGGCCGTGGGCTGGAGCAGCCCCGCCATGATCGAGAGCGCCGTCGACTTGCCGCATCCGCTGGGCCCGATCAGGCTGACGAACTGGTTCTCGGGAATATCCAGCCCGAAATTCTCGAGCGCCGTCACGGCACCCCCGGACGGTCCGCCATAGACCATGGAGATGCCGTGCATCGAAACGATGCTACGGCCTGCGGGAGCCCGATCCTGGAGGCTCCCGCGCCGCACCGCCGACGTCGAGATCACTGCGCCTTCCAGTCCTTGGCGTTGTCCGGCAGGTAATCGTTCGTGAACAGGGTCGAAAGGTCGGCCTCGTGCTCGATGACCTTTCCCTGCAGCAGCGCATCCTGCAGCCCCTGCCAGTCGGACAGATCCATCCAGCCGAAACCGTGCTGGGCGACATCGGGGCTGCCGATCAGCTTCATGGAGATCGCCAGCGCCTGCTTCATGAACTCCCGGTCCTCGCCGGGGTTGGCTTCCATCATGACGGCGAGCGTCTTGTCCGGATCGGCGTTCGCCGCCACCCATCCCTTCACCGCGGCCTTCAGGAAGCGGCGGACGACATCGCCGTTCTTCGCCACCCAGTCCCTGTTGCCCACGACGGTGGGGCCGTAGATCTGGACCTTGTCGTCGCTCATGACGAAGACGTTCACCGGCACGTTCTCGCGTTGGACATTGATGGCTTCCCAGTCCCAATAGCCCATGGCCGCGTCGATCTGCTTGGACAGCAGCATCGGCACCATGGCCTCGGGCTGCACCGTGACCCACTGGATCTTGTCGCGGTCGATGCCGGCGCGCTTGAGCTTGGCCTCGAAGAGATAGACCGTCGGATTGGAGACGTTGTAGCCGACCTTCTTGCCGACGAAGTCCTCGAGCTTCTCGATGCCGCTGTCCTTGCGGGCGATCACGCCCTCGGGATTCGACTGCATATAGGCCGAGACCGCCGTCAGCGGCAGCCCCTGGCTGGCCGCGACCACGATCGAGCTCGCCGTCGTCACGCCCAGGTTGGCGCTGCCCGCGGCAATCGCCTGGTTAGCCGGGTTCGAGCCCTTGAGAAGCAGGAACTCCACATCGAGCCCCTCGGCGGCGAAATAGCCCTCGTGCTGCGCCACGTAGAATCCGGCCCAGCCGGAATACGGAACGTTCCAGTTCAGCGCCAAGGTGATTTTGTCCGCCGCCTGGGCCAGCGACGCAAAGCCCAGCATGAAGGCGGTCAACAGAAGCAGCAGACGCGTTTTCATCCCAGTCCCCCGATATTGCCTTGTTGCCGGCAGGCTTTTTCGCCGGCCCGGCCGATCGCACTCCCCGCCGCCCGATCCTGGATTCGTTCGGCCATCCATCGGGCTTTCTTTCGCGCCCGTCTGTCCCTGGCGACCCGATAGGGCGAGCTGCCAAGGCAGGATTTCAGACATTATTGGGCAGAATTAAAGTCATTACAACGCTAAAATTGCATTTTGTCCGTACATTAATGCCTTCCTTGCGCACAAAAAGGCAGCAACCCGCCCAGCATCTGGGCGGCGTCCTTTCGGAGCGCTGATCCGGCGTGGTGACGGAATCTCGGGTGGCGGGCTTCGATGCCGGCGCCGCAGGCCTACGGCGATCAGGCGATATGCGGCCGGCCGGTCGTTTCGAGCGGATGCTCGGAGACGGCGAGACCGAAATCGCCATCGAGCGCGAAGCGGTCTCCCGGATGGATGAAGTAGACGATCGAGATGGCTTCTTCCTGGTGGTAGAGCCGCCGCTCGAGCGTCACACAGGCGGCGCCCACGGGAACCTGCAGCAGCCGCGCCACCTCCTCGGTGGCATTCACGGCCGTGATCCGCCGCCGGACCCAGGACCAGAGCGCATTGCGCATCAGCCACATGCCGGGCGGCTCGCGCTCGAAGGTCTGGTCGGCCGCCTTGGGAACGGAGGTCAGATTGATGAAGCGGCGCTCATGCTGAGCCACCGTGTTGTCGGCAAGATGCAACACCTCGACATAGAGAAAGGGCGCGCCCATCGGCAGGTCGTTCCAGCGCAGCCCGCCATCGCCGTTCCTGACCTTCTTCAGCGCCAGGATGCGGTACTCATAGACGCCGCCGCGCTCGCCGACCTCCACCGAGATGTCCTTGACCGGCATCAGGAAGCGTTCGCGGAATCCCTTCGCCACGGTGGTGCCGGCCCGCTTGTTCCGCTCGAGCAGGCCCTGCTCGGCGAGTTCCGACAACGCCTTGCTGATCGTCTGCCGGGACAAGGCATAGCGCTGCATCAGCTCCGCTTCCGATGGGAGGCGGTCTCCGGGAGCAAATTCGCCCTCGACGATCTGTTGGATGACCGTGCGCTGGAACTGCTTGAAGAGCGGCCCCTCGCCATCCAGCTTCCACTTCGTCATTCCGTCGTTCCTTCAGCGCTGGTGACCGGCGGCCCGACCGCGCTTGCGCCCAAGCCGTTGAAGAGTTTGCCAGAAGCAAAGCGGGTTTGCCCAGCGCGACCGCGCGTCACGGCGCGCGGAAGGCAAGGAAACCATGCACGCGGGAATCAGCCTGGGAGTCCATCCCGCGCCCGCCGCGTTTGCAGGTGACGATGGAAGATTCGAGATTCCCACGGCTCGCGCCGAGCTAATGGATCGTTCCGGCACAAATTGACCTTGCAAGATGGCCAGACCCTGCCACAACCTGAACGCGTGATAAATAAACGCCTCCTGCTCGCATTTGCTGTAGCGCTTCCCTGGGGACCCTTGGCTCCGGTCCCGGGCGGTGGGCGCCGGTCTCCATTCCGGCATGTGAACGAACCC harbors:
- a CDS encoding ABC transporter ATP-binding protein; the encoded protein is MHGISMVYGGPSGGAVTALENFGLDIPENQFVSLIGPSGCGKSTALSIMAGLLQPTAGTVLINGHPPLAARRAHEIGMVFQQPVLLPWRTVEANCALLLTVSGQWNADSRRRIAETLALVGLSEFARRYPHELSGGMRQRASIARALCLDPVLMMMDEPFAALDEFSRHAMNVELLNIWSQRRKTIVFITHSVAEAVFLSDRVIAMSPRPGRIVADVAIELGRPRDPEIRYASEFGDYVTHLQRLLEPGFVRGGRPA
- a CDS encoding ABC transporter substrate-binding protein → MKTRLLLLLTAFMLGFASLAQAADKITLALNWNVPYSGWAGFYVAQHEGYFAAEGLDVEFLLLKGSNPANQAIAAGSANLGVTTASSIVVAASQGLPLTAVSAYMQSNPEGVIARKDSGIEKLEDFVGKKVGYNVSNPTVYLFEAKLKRAGIDRDKIQWVTVQPEAMVPMLLSKQIDAAMGYWDWEAINVQRENVPVNVFVMSDDKVQIYGPTVVGNRDWVAKNGDVVRRFLKAAVKGWVAANADPDKTLAVMMEANPGEDREFMKQALAISMKLIGSPDVAQHGFGWMDLSDWQGLQDALLQGKVIEHEADLSTLFTNDYLPDNAKDWKAQ
- a CDS encoding GntR family transcriptional regulator translates to MTKWKLDGEGPLFKQFQRTVIQQIVEGEFAPGDRLPSEAELMQRYALSRQTISKALSELAEQGLLERNKRAGTTVAKGFRERFLMPVKDISVEVGERGGVYEYRILALKKVRNGDGGLRWNDLPMGAPFLYVEVLHLADNTVAQHERRFINLTSVPKAADQTFEREPPGMWLMRNALWSWVRRRITAVNATEEVARLLQVPVGAACVTLERRLYHQEEAISIVYFIHPGDRFALDGDFGLAVSEHPLETTGRPHIA
- a CDS encoding ABC transporter permease — translated: MIPGAAKGPGGQLKEALGVLLFLVLLVALWQLVVVALDVPAYLLPPPLDVANAFVDSWRILLENLLVTLEEIVLGLGAGVLLGLATAVLMHQSAVLGKALYVPILATQTTPVVAVAPILIVWFGVGILPKVMIIAIFSFFPVLVNTLSGLQATGRQMIHLMETVAASQWQIYRHVRIPMALPHVFAGIRLAAAASVVGAIVVEWVSSTAGLGYLLILFQSRLNVSKAFATLIVLLLLGLLIFSLFAWIDRRFSWQRRLGIE
- a CDS encoding SDR family oxidoreductase gives rise to the protein MVSKPVALITAAGGALGTACATELAERQYELVMMTRSEAAEELADRIGGVGLRGSVTEERDLARMVETALSRFGRIDAVVNNTGHSPNTGVPGTGGQFDPDADLKLLSLTDDAWRQAMDMIFLNVVRMSRLVTETMVRQGGGAIVNITSFAQKEPSFAYPTGSCMRMALAGFVKLFADSYGASNVRMNNVLPGFVENFPFEERIKRQVPMSRPGSVQEVAKTVAFLLSADAGYVTGQNILVDGGLNRGL
- a CDS encoding 2-keto-4-pentenoate hydratase; translation: MSETAIETSVQEIVEACDRQRLIQAMSTGVPKDLAAAYAIQDRLFQRRSDGKAAGWFASATNRSMLHQLGLTEPYGARWRGGRFLRSPATIRSPGELPVALEAEISFQMARDLPPRGRRYEEAEVVSAVRSVHPSVEIVISCFRDWMNQAPLNLIAEGGIDQFLVHGAGLEDWRHLDLASLPIAVTVNGQLKAAGRGANVLDGPVSAITWLANHAAGRGEGLKAGQICNTGMCAPVYFAKPGDEALVDFGPLGRVEVSVV
- the ehuC gene encoding ectoine/hydroxyectoine ABC transporter permease subunit EhuC — translated: MPSSLDYYRLLIDGLWVTIALTLASSAVALAVAFIVGLAGASGSRLLRGLAVCYTGFFRGTSSLVQLFWAFYVLPFFGIDLPAMTVGILVLGLNVGAYSAEVVRGAILAVPRDQHEAALAINLGRWQRLRHVILPQALPLMLPPFGNNIVELLKMTAIVSLITINELTFQAQAIRSATGETLFPYLAILVLYYLLSLGFTAPVKWLEGRLTAHRRGVSRS
- the ehuB gene encoding ectoine/hydroxyectoine ABC transporter substrate-binding protein EhuB — encoded protein: MSRLRGVLTFLVLLGIGGIPAAKAQDTLAEIQKRGYVEIGIGAGGFPYAAVDQDGKPIGAAPEISIAALKQMGITDVRPQVVDWGALIPGLQAKRYDLVSTGMFMNPQRCQAVLFSKPDTCSVDVFMVPKGNPLNLHSLKDVAAHPEVKITMAPGSNEVRIAKEAGVAEDQMVTNTDVQSRLKLLQTGRVNVWIDPSDTFSALQNKDPNFEVIPVEGAQIACAGAAFRKEDATFRDAYDAALTKVQQSGEFTRILTKYGFPADIALKADTAQLCAAQ
- a CDS encoding HpcH/HpaI aldolase family protein; the protein is MPVKPNAFASRLAKGDALVGTWVMLARNPAVLPMLKSTGLDFAKVDMEHTPISLEAVADMAMVARGLDFPLVVRPPEGSRVWITRLLDAGVWNLYIPQIHNPDMMRDIVTAARHAPLGNRGTFEPGPQNDYTLPDEATGDLGFLNGQVHLTVMLESIEAFRNLDDIVSIEGVDAFGMGPADLAQELGIYGTPREAGVIEEYKERLAEAVLKQGKVLEMGTWSLEEGRHWVERGARIITYKTDTTALRDVFSGVARDFQSHMPKAAE
- the ehuA gene encoding ectoine/hydroxyectoine ABC transporter ATP-binding protein EhuA, producing the protein MSREAETRSEASPGRPALVSFHGVEKRFGALRVLNGVSFTVKPGEKLSLIGPSGSGKTTILRILMTLEAIDGGSVRVDGEEIGASVPGRRPSRGDRDALHRIRSKVGMVFQHFNLFPHMSVLKNVTLGPMLTKGVDKAQAEAAAVDLLTMVGLADKCHCRPDELSGGQKQRVAIARALALQPKVMLFDEITSALDPELVEEVLNVVRRLAEETDMTMLLVTHAMSFARDFSDRVLFFDGGRIVEEGSPESIFTVPSEERTRSFLRKIIASGQAI
- a CDS encoding TauD/TfdA dioxygenase family protein codes for the protein MTAAIDVIPTGAALGAEVRGVDVSRELDAGGKTAIKAAYLKHKAIFIRGQQLDDEQLLAFSAIFGRVLRDDRPVDYHRELDTRYPGIVDVVSNVEIDGKPIGALGSGEAIWHSDTMPIPNSALILHGLEIPARGSNTRFVNMTAAYAALPEDFKQQIDRRIVIHGRTNYDLVKKDKPEKIDPSQSPGPWFPLVRTHGDTGEKSIFLGRQGDGYIVGLPVEESNALLERIWNHVTQPKFQWEHEWRQGDVLVWDNRCTIHSRGAVIPGGRRRLHRTTVEGEWPRW